A stretch of DNA from Planococcus antarcticus DSM 14505:
TCAAGGGTTGCGTATCATCAGAGTTTGAAGGTTTTACTGGCTCAGGCAGATCGGCCAGATCGAACATGTTTTTATCGATGAAATCTTTATAAGGCAATTCTCCTGCAATCTGAAGCTTGATTTCTTCATCAGGAATAATCTTGCCTTCTTCGAGATCCACCAATAGCATTTTGCCTGGACGCAGACGATCTTTATAAATAATGTCATCCGCAAAAATATCCAATGCTCCTACTTCTGAACCCATGACGATCATACCGCTCTTCGTCACATAATAACGCGCGGGACGAAGGCCATTTCGATCAAGACAAGCCGCAATTTGTTTCCCATCAGTAAAGACTAGTGCAGCCGGACCATCCCACGGCTCCATCAACGTACTATGGTATTCGTAGAAATCTCTTTTTTCTTGTTTGATGGTCGGGTCATTAACCCATGGTTCCGGTACCATCATCATTGCTGTATGCGCAAGAGATCTTCCAGATAAATGCAAAAATTCAAAACAGTTGTCGAACATAGATGAGTCACTACCTGTTTCATCGATGACGGGAAGAACTTTTTTAAGGTCTTCTTCATTGAATGCATGGGAAGCACAGAGCATCTGACGTGCACGCATCCAATTGACATTCCCCCTTAAGGTATTGAATTCACCGTTGTGGATTGAGTAGCGGTTAGGATGTGAACGCTGCCAGCTCGGGAAAGTATTCGTGCTGAAGCGAGAGTGGACGAGAGCCAATGCAGATTTGAATTCTGGATGGTTGAGGTCAATATAAAATGAATCCAGCTGTTCCGGGATAAGCATTCCTTTATAGACAATCGTTCCTGCTGAAAGGCTACTGAAATACACGTCTTTAAAGTCTTCTTTGCCGACCATCGCCTGTTCGATCCGCTTACGGATAATATACAAACGACGCTCAAGGTCTACCCGGTTTTCCAAGCCGTGCGCAGCCCCGATAAATACTTGGCGGATAACTGGCTTGGTTTTTGAAGCGACTTTGCCAACAAACGAATCATTTACTGGAACCGGACGCCAGCCAAGACAGATTTGCCCTTCTTCCTGGATGATCTGATGAATCACTTCCTTTGTCTTCATCCGAAGATCGTAATCCTGCGGCATAAAGAGCATGCCGATTCCGTACTTGCCTTCTTCAGGCAATGTAATACCTTCTTTTTCGCATTGCTTCAAGAAAAAACGGTGAGGGATTTGAGTTAAGATCCCTGCGCCATCTCCTGTACTTGTATCAGACGACTGTCCGCCGCGGTGTTCTAAGTTACACAATATATTAATTGCATTTTGGACGATTGCATGTGATTTTTCCCCGTTAATATTGGCGATCATCCCTATTCCGCACGCCTCATGCTCTTGATCTGGATGATAAAGTCCTTGTGGGATTGGATATTCTTTCTTGCTCATCAAACCGCCTCCTTCATTGCACTCTTGTGTCATAATATTTTGATAGTATATCATAAGTCTGAATATATATACAATTCCTCCGAGCAAAAAAATGTTTATACTAAGCCCAAAATCCTATGTACTGCTGAAAACGCTTCCATTTATCTTTAGGAAGAACGAGAATGTTTATTATAATAGAGTGTATAATTATACAAGTCTGACAATTTAAAATAAAAAAACCCCATTTTATATGAGGTTTTCCTACTTATATTTATTCAGTTGTTTATAGCATCAAAAGAATGAATTGCCTGCAGAAACGCTGCTCCATACTTCTCGAGCTTGTTCGCACCGACACCATTGACTTCTAAAAATTCCATTTCGTCTCTTGGTCTTCTCGCTACCATATCCTGCAATGTTTTATCTGAGAAAATAACAAAAGGCGGTACGCCAGCTTCGTCGGCTAGACTTTTCCGGACTATGCGCAACTCTTCGAATAATGGATCATTTGAAGCAATCCGTTTAGTGACAACTGCACCTTTTCTCAGCACTTTGCGCTTGCCCAGCAATACATCTCTTCCACCGTCAGGCACATAGATAGTCGGGAATGAACCTTGTTCCACCGCTAATAGCTCTTGGGAAATCATAAACTCAATCAAGTTCGAAACTTCCTTGGCATTTTGATGCTTTAAAATCCCATAAGTCGATAACTTATCAAAACGGAAATCCAGCACCTTTTTATTGCGTGAGCCGGTCAGCACTTGGGCGGTCATCGCCTTGCCAAACTTCTGTCCCATACGGATGACACAAGACAGAACCATCTGGACATCTTTCGTAACATCCATACTTTCCCGGTCATCTAAACAATTGCCACAATGTCCGCACGGTTCGGCCGCGGTATCTCCAAAGTAATGGATAATAAACTGCTGCAGACAGTTTTCTGTATGACAATAATCAACCATTCCTTGCAATTTCACAAGCTCACCCGGAATTCGGCCAGGATCTTGAGCTTGATCAATTAAAAAGCGTTGTGTTTGTACATCTTGTGAGGCGTATAGCACAATACATGCACTCGGCAAACCATCTCGTCCTGCACGCCCTGCCTCTTGATAGTAGCTTTCCATGTTTTTCGGCACTTGATAATGAATGACAAAACGAATATTGGATTTATCGATGCCCATGCCGAATGCATTGGTCGCCACCATGACAGTCACCTCGTCATTCAAGAAACGCTCTTGCCCGATCTTTCTCTCATTGTCAGGCATCCCCGCATGATACTTAGCCGCTTTGATGCCTTTTTTTAATAGCATCTCGTAAACCGAATCTACTGTTTTTCGGGTGGCAGCGTAAATAATACCTGCTTCTTTATCGTTTTTCGCTACATATTCCTTCACAAATCGCTCCCGATCTTGTCCGCGTATAACCGAAAACGTCAAATTGGGCCGTTCAAATCCAGTCATAATCGTATGCCGTTCTTCGATATCTAAAATTCGGCAAATGTCTTCCCGCACTTGAGGAGTTGCAGTAGCAGTCAAAGCCAACACCGTCGGATTATTAGGAAACAATTCTGTCATGCGGCTAATCAAGCGGTAGCTCGGACGGAAATCATGGCCCCATTGTGAGATACAGTGGGCTTCATCGACGGCAATCAGCGGAACATGGACTCCCTGCAATTCATTAAGGAACATCTCTGAATCCAACCGTTCTGGTGCAATATACAATAATTTAATTGCTCCACGCTGAACATCCATCAACGTTTCCCGCACTTCATCAAAATCGAGGGAACTATTTATATAAGCAGCCGGAATACCGGCTGCTAATAGAGCATCTACTTGGTCTTTCATCAATGAAATCAAAGGCGACACGACAATGGTGGTCCCTTCCATAACAAGAGCAGGAATTTGATAGCACATGGACTTGCCTCCGCCTGTCGGCATGACGCAAATCGAATTATGCCCTTCAAATACCTGCGTAATGGCTTGCTCCTGGCCGACCCGGAAGGACTCGTAACCAAAATGGGACTGCAGTAATTTCTTTGCACTTTCCAACAAAATAGAACACTCCTAATACTCGTATCGTATGAGTTAGCTTACCACATTTCCTCGTCTTTTTCTTTGATGAAACACCAAAAAAGCGTTCCCTTATAGAGACAAAAACAACCATCCTTCAAGCTGACGCTTTCAGGACGATTGCTTATTTTCTTGCTTTTTAAGCTAAAGGAAGAAAGACTACTTGAAGCTCATTCTTCACTGCTTCTTCAAATTTTCATATCCCATCGCTTTGCTTCTTCTTGCTTCATCTGTTTTTCTGTTTCTTCAGGAAAGGCAGTGCGGAATTGATGTGTATCAAGCGGGATGATTTCCACCATTTTCTCTATCATGTCTGCAGGATCGTATTGATTTTCCAGCGCTTTATCAGCCTCTTCCATGTCTTCTTTCCGCGTAAAATGAATGGCTTCATCATACCATTTCCACTTCGCTTCTGCGCTGCGGTCATTAAAGCCTGTCGCAAAAGCTCCTGGATTGATGGTTGCCACTTGAACGCCGTGGCCTTCGAGTTCCTTCTGCATCGTTGTCGCAATTGCTTCGATAGCATGCTTGGTCGCAGTGTATGGCCCAACGTATGGCGATGCCATGATCCCAGCCATTGAAGACATGAAAATGATCTTCCCTTTTCCTTTATCTACAAATTTACGCGCTGCAATCTGTGCAGTTTCCAAAGTGCTGAAGACATTGACCTCGAATAATTCCCTGAAATTCGACATCGGCACTTCTGAAAGTGGTCCACCTTCGTTGACTGCGGCATTGGCAACAAAGATATCGAAATCATAATCGAGCATTTGTGCTAAATCCTGAGGATTTTTGATATCCATCTTAAAAACTTCCAATGCCAGTCCTTTTGATTCAGCTTCCTCTCGCAAAGCCGTCACTTGCGGAGCCGTTTCAACCGGCGCAATGACTTTATGCCCTTGCTTTGCCAGACCGAATGCGGTTCCTTTTGCCAGCCCGCT
This window harbors:
- the recQ gene encoding DNA helicase RecQ — translated: MLESAKKLLQSHFGYESFRVGQEQAITQVFEGHNSICVMPTGGGKSMCYQIPALVMEGTTIVVSPLISLMKDQVDALLAAGIPAAYINSSLDFDEVRETLMDVQRGAIKLLYIAPERLDSEMFLNELQGVHVPLIAVDEAHCISQWGHDFRPSYRLISRMTELFPNNPTVLALTATATPQVREDICRILDIEERHTIMTGFERPNLTFSVIRGQDRERFVKEYVAKNDKEAGIIYAATRKTVDSVYEMLLKKGIKAAKYHAGMPDNERKIGQERFLNDEVTVMVATNAFGMGIDKSNIRFVIHYQVPKNMESYYQEAGRAGRDGLPSACIVLYASQDVQTQRFLIDQAQDPGRIPGELVKLQGMVDYCHTENCLQQFIIHYFGDTAAEPCGHCGNCLDDRESMDVTKDVQMVLSCVIRMGQKFGKAMTAQVLTGSRNKKVLDFRFDKLSTYGILKHQNAKEVSNLIEFMISQELLAVEQGSFPTIYVPDGGRDVLLGKRKVLRKGAVVTKRIASNDPLFEELRIVRKSLADEAGVPPFVIFSDKTLQDMVARRPRDEMEFLEVNGVGANKLEKYGAAFLQAIHSFDAINN
- a CDS encoding SDR family oxidoreductase produces the protein MTKTIFITGAGSGLAKGTAFGLAKQGHKVIAPVETAPQVTALREEAESKGLALEVFKMDIKNPQDLAQMLDYDFDIFVANAAVNEGGPLSEVPMSNFRELFEVNVFSTLETAQIAARKFVDKGKGKIIFMSSMAGIMASPYVGPYTATKHAIEAIATTMQKELEGHGVQVATINPGAFATGFNDRSAEAKWKWYDEAIHFTRKEDMEEADKALENQYDPADMIEKMVEIIPLDTHQFRTAFPEETEKQMKQEEAKRWDMKI